One genomic window of Candidatus Woesearchaeota archaeon includes the following:
- a CDS encoding cytochrome c biogenesis protein CcdA → MKKNFIFFILALVFALLIIYANVYEAGYALIETESNSPPALQKIVDYNQEFASNFMLKISFLVAFVAGILGILSPCILPFLPAYFSYTFKEKTNITKMTFIFFAGFSFVFVLMGAAAGYIGSQIMTVVQSKWLVSLAGLFMIFLGVITIKGKDVCQVINIKSRFKNDVYGTLLFGMFFAFGWTACIGPILAGILGIGAILGNVWYSMLLLFFYSLGNLIPLFIISMLYDKYELGKSKFIKGKMFNLFGYNVHSTNLVSGLLFILLGVILLLFKGTAVFNTWDILGTKEYFYLIQRLLLEWQYTSMIGMGLLLVFVLLLYFNFRKK, encoded by the coding sequence ATGAAAAAAAATTTTATTTTTTTTATTCTTGCATTAGTTTTTGCACTTTTAATTATTTATGCCAACGTGTATGAAGCGGGCTATGCGTTAATAGAAACGGAATCTAATTCTCCGCCCGCATTGCAAAAGATAGTTGATTATAACCAAGAATTTGCTTCAAATTTTATGTTAAAAATTTCATTTTTAGTCGCATTTGTCGCAGGAATTTTAGGAATTTTATCACCCTGTATTCTGCCTTTCCTGCCGGCATATTTTTCATATACATTTAAAGAAAAGACCAATATTACAAAAATGACTTTTATATTCTTTGCAGGTTTTAGTTTTGTATTTGTTTTAATGGGCGCGGCTGCAGGATACATTGGTTCACAGATAATGACAGTTGTACAATCTAAATGGTTAGTTTCACTAGCGGGCCTGTTCATGATATTTTTGGGAGTTATTACAATTAAAGGTAAAGATGTTTGTCAAGTTATAAATATAAAGTCAAGGTTTAAAAACGATGTTTACGGCACTTTATTATTTGGAATGTTTTTTGCATTTGGCTGGACAGCTTGCATTGGTCCTATTCTTGCAGGTATCCTTGGGATAGGGGCGATACTTGGCAATGTATGGTATTCAATGTTATTGCTTTTCTTTTACTCTCTGGGTAATTTAATTCCTTTATTTATAATATCAATGTTGTATGACAAATATGAATTAGGCAAAAGTAAATTTATAAAGGGCAAAATGTTCAATCTTTTTGGTTATAATGTGCATTCAACCAACCTGGTTTCGGGATTATTATTTATCCTTTTAGGTGTAATCTTGTTATTATTTAAAGGAACAGCAGTCTTTAACACCTGGGATATTTTAGGCACAAAAGAATATTTTTATTTGATACAACGTTTGCTTCTTGAATGGCAATATACGTCAATGATCGGAATGGGGTTACTACTTGTTTTTGTTTTGTTACTTTACTTTAACTTTAGGAAAAAATAA
- a CDS encoding FTR1 family protein has translation MIADFIITFRETLEAALIVGIVLSYLKKTQLTKYNNMVYMGIATGVIASIIGAILFNLLAGGFTGIAEQMFEGVVMLFGAFLLTTAIIWMMKQRHLSENIERKIATSLNTAQKSGLFFIVFVSVLREGIETVIFLRASSFVSGGNSLLLASLGLIGAVLLGYLLFVTTVKIRLKLFFKITSILLILFAAGLVAHGVHELQEAQILPIYIEHVWDINPAVNADGSFPLFHEKGLIGEFMKGLFGYNGNPSLIEVLSYLAYIILVTFLWQNINLTYVKARR, from the coding sequence ATGATTGCTGATTTTATAATAACTTTTCGTGAAACGCTGGAAGCGGCTTTAATAGTAGGGATAGTTTTAAGTTATTTAAAAAAAACTCAACTGACAAAATATAATAATATGGTTTACATGGGGATTGCTACCGGAGTAATTGCAAGCATAATAGGCGCAATTTTATTTAATTTATTGGCAGGTGGTTTTACTGGTATTGCCGAACAAATGTTTGAAGGAGTAGTAATGTTATTTGGCGCATTTTTGCTTACAACTGCGATAATTTGGATGATGAAGCAGCGCCATTTAAGTGAAAATATAGAACGCAAAATTGCCACTAGTTTAAATACGGCTCAAAAATCCGGACTATTTTTTATAGTGTTTGTATCAGTCCTTCGTGAAGGAATTGAAACCGTGATATTTCTCAGGGCATCTAGTTTTGTATCCGGGGGCAATAGCTTACTTTTGGCATCTCTAGGTTTAATTGGCGCAGTATTGCTAGGGTATCTTCTCTTTGTAACTACCGTAAAAATCAGATTAAAATTATTTTTTAAAATAACAAGTATTTTGCTTATATTATTTGCAGCAGGTTTAGTTGCTCATGGGGTGCATGAACTGCAGGAAGCTCAAATTTTGCCAATATATATAGAACATGTATGGGATATTAATCCGGCAGTTAACGCCGATGGTTCATTTCCTCTCTTTCACGAGAAAGGTCTAATTGGCGAATTTATGAAAGGGTTGTTTGGTTATAATGGCAATCCCTCATTAATTGAAGTATTAAGTTATCTAGCATATATTATTTTGGTAACATTTTTATGGCAAAACATTAACCTAACTTATGTCAAAGCCAGGAGATAA
- a CDS encoding metal-dependent transcriptional regulator: MQTKEDYLRVMHHLNDEKGVIKSSEIAVYLNISKPSVSEMLTKLYDNKLIENPRYSDIKLTKKGMAEAVKITNKHRVIERFLQDTLKISKNKVHEEAHKLEHAFSDNVLFKLNEFLNHPKTCPHGKPIN, from the coding sequence ATGCAGACTAAAGAAGATTATTTAAGGGTAATGCACCATTTAAACGACGAAAAAGGAGTGATTAAGTCCTCAGAAATTGCAGTTTATTTAAATATTTCTAAGCCGAGCGTATCTGAGATGCTCACCAAACTATATGATAATAAATTAATCGAAAATCCGAGGTACAGTGATATCAAACTGACAAAAAAAGGCATGGCGGAAGCAGTAAAAATAACAAATAAGCATAGGGTAATTGAAAGGTTTTTACAAGATACATTAAAGATAAGTAAAAATAAAGTTCATGAAGAGGCCCATAAATTGGAACATGCTTTTTCAGATAACGTGCTGTTTAAACTTAATGAATTTTTGAATCATCCCAAAACCTGCCCACATGGTAAACCCATTAATTGA